The Paenibacillus sp. FSL R7-0204 genome includes a region encoding these proteins:
- a CDS encoding ABC transporter ATP-binding protein — protein MSERKVLVEVSNLKKHFPKGKDLRGRDKGVLKAVDGVSFQIRQGETFGLVGESGSGKSTVGRCLLRLYDYTDGEVFYDGKPLGKLGEKGLKPFRRRIQSIFQDPYSSLNPSLNVLELISEPMRIHGLYPGEERKEAVAELLEKVGLKREHLYRFPHEFSGGQRQRISIARALSVRPQFVVCDEPISALDVSVQAQVVNMLEDLQAEFGLTYLFIAHDLSMVRHIADRIGVMYGGRLVEVAPSDELYDNPLHPYTRALLSSILETDPMKASRRIQLEAYPATSGTEEAAALREVSPGHYVAGEYAD, from the coding sequence TTGAGTGAGCGCAAGGTGCTTGTGGAGGTCAGCAATCTGAAGAAGCATTTCCCGAAGGGCAAGGATTTGCGCGGACGGGATAAGGGTGTACTTAAGGCTGTGGATGGGGTCAGCTTCCAGATTCGTCAGGGCGAGACCTTCGGACTGGTTGGCGAATCCGGAAGCGGTAAGTCCACGGTCGGACGCTGTCTGCTCCGTCTGTATGATTATACGGACGGCGAGGTGTTCTACGACGGGAAGCCGCTTGGCAAGCTGGGCGAGAAAGGGCTGAAGCCCTTCCGCAGGCGGATTCAATCGATTTTCCAGGACCCGTATTCTTCACTTAATCCAAGCCTGAACGTACTGGAGCTGATCAGTGAGCCGATGCGGATTCACGGTCTCTACCCGGGCGAAGAGCGCAAGGAAGCGGTGGCAGAGCTGCTGGAGAAGGTGGGGCTGAAGCGGGAGCATCTGTACCGGTTCCCCCATGAATTCAGCGGCGGGCAACGCCAGCGGATCTCCATCGCACGGGCGCTGTCGGTCCGGCCCCAGTTCGTTGTCTGCGATGAGCCCATCTCTGCGCTGGATGTCTCTGTCCAGGCACAGGTCGTTAATATGCTGGAGGATCTGCAAGCTGAGTTCGGGCTGACCTATCTGTTCATCGCCCATGATCTGTCGATGGTCCGCCATATTGCTGACCGGATCGGCGTGATGTACGGCGGCCGGCTGGTGGAGGTGGCTCCAAGTGATGAGCTGTATGATAATCCGCTCCACCCCTACACCAGAGCGCTGCTGTCCTCCATTCTGGAGACAGACCCGATGAAGGCCAGCCGCAGAATCCAGCTCGAGGCTTACCCGGCTACGAGCGGGACAGAGGAAGCCGCTGCACTGCGGGAAGTGAGTCCCGGGCATTATGTGGCCGGGGAATATGCAGACTAA
- a CDS encoding ABC transporter ATP-binding protein, with product MTERLLTVENLQVSFTTRDGENQAVRGVSFHIDAGETVGIVGESGSGKSVTAKAVMSLITPPGHMTAGKLEFRGKSLKGLTEKQWRSLRGNRIAMVFQDPMTSLNPVKRIGQQLTEVIRRHRGLDKAAAYTEAAELLRQVGIRDPEQRLKQYPHEFSGGMRQRVMIAMALSCRPELLIADEPTTALDATIQAQILDLFKELKERRDTAVALITHDLGVVAQVCTRVIVMYGGLVMEEGTVQDIFYRPQHPYTQGLLRSIPKRGGGERERLIPIEGTPPDLLNPPPGCPFMDRCPHAFARCSERPPVVEFAPGHRSMCWLTEGTEEKTAVTAGRDFT from the coding sequence ATGACTGAACGGCTGCTGACTGTTGAGAATTTACAAGTTTCTTTCACTACCCGGGACGGGGAGAATCAGGCCGTCCGTGGCGTTAGCTTCCATATTGATGCGGGAGAGACCGTAGGCATTGTCGGGGAATCCGGCAGTGGTAAAAGCGTTACAGCCAAGGCGGTCATGTCCCTGATCACACCGCCGGGGCATATGACTGCCGGGAAGCTGGAATTCCGCGGCAAGAGCCTGAAGGGGCTTACGGAGAAGCAGTGGCGGTCCTTACGCGGTAACCGGATTGCAATGGTCTTCCAGGACCCGATGACCTCGCTGAATCCGGTCAAGCGAATCGGCCAGCAATTAACAGAGGTTATCCGCAGACACCGGGGACTGGATAAAGCGGCGGCATATACCGAAGCGGCGGAGCTTCTCCGCCAGGTCGGCATCCGTGATCCGGAGCAGCGGCTGAAGCAATATCCGCATGAATTCAGCGGAGGGATGCGCCAGCGGGTGATGATCGCGATGGCGCTCTCCTGCCGCCCGGAGCTGCTGATTGCCGATGAGCCTACCACCGCGCTGGATGCGACCATCCAGGCGCAGATCCTTGATCTGTTCAAAGAGCTGAAGGAACGGAGAGATACAGCAGTTGCGCTTATAACCCATGATCTGGGAGTGGTAGCCCAGGTCTGCACGCGTGTCATTGTCATGTACGGCGGACTGGTTATGGAGGAGGGGACGGTGCAGGATATCTTCTACCGGCCTCAGCATCCGTATACGCAGGGCTTGCTGCGTTCCATACCGAAGCGCGGCGGCGGTGAACGTGAGCGGCTGATTCCGATCGAGGGCACACCGCCCGATCTGCTGAATCCCCCGCCCGGCTGCCCGTTCATGGACCGTTGTCCGCATGCCTTCGCCCGCTGCAGTGAACGTCCTCCGGTAGTTGAGTTTGCACCGGGGCACCGCTCGATGTGCTGGCTGACCGAAGGTACAGAAGAGAAGACGGCAGTTACAGCGGGGAGGGATTTCACTTGA
- a CDS encoding ABC transporter permease, which produces MNRSKWKNLQSELFTNGLGVAALVILTVFTLGAVFAFLSGYDPNAMDAMARLTKPGAGHLFGTDDYGRDYLSRALYGGRVSLLVGFASMIVATLVGVVVGVISGYFGGWIDNLLMRMLDIIMSIPSFLILLLLSVYLKPSIGNLIIIIALLMWMNVARVVRAETLTIKEREYVLYARASGQSAFGMIWRHILPGLIPVIIVGATNNIASAIMMESSLSFLGFGVQPPNATWGSMLNSAQGYIAQAPYLALFPGLMILFTVLSFNVLGDILRVGFEPKLIRR; this is translated from the coding sequence ATGAATCGCAGTAAATGGAAAAACTTGCAGTCCGAGCTGTTTACGAACGGTCTGGGTGTCGCTGCTCTTGTCATATTGACGGTGTTTACACTGGGAGCGGTCTTTGCCTTCCTGTCCGGTTATGATCCGAATGCCATGGATGCCATGGCCCGCCTGACGAAGCCCGGTGCCGGGCATCTGTTCGGCACCGATGATTATGGCCGCGACTATCTGTCCAGAGCCTTATACGGAGGACGGGTTTCACTGTTGGTCGGATTCGCCTCCATGATTGTGGCAACCTTAGTCGGGGTAGTGGTTGGGGTCATCAGCGGTTATTTCGGCGGCTGGATCGATAATCTGCTGATGCGGATGCTGGATATTATCATGTCGATCCCGTCCTTCCTGATCCTGCTGCTGCTTAGCGTCTATCTGAAGCCGAGCATCGGCAATCTGATCATTATTATTGCTCTCTTGATGTGGATGAATGTGGCCCGTGTCGTCCGCGCGGAGACCCTGACGATTAAGGAACGGGAATACGTGCTGTACGCCAGAGCCTCCGGGCAGAGTGCCTTCGGCATGATCTGGCGGCATATCCTTCCAGGGCTGATCCCGGTAATTATTGTAGGGGCGACGAATAATATTGCCTCGGCCATTATGATGGAATCGTCGCTCAGCTTCCTCGGCTTCGGGGTGCAGCCGCCGAATGCCACATGGGGGAGTATGCTGAACAGCGCACAGGGGTATATTGCTCAGGCGCCTTATCTGGCGCTGTTCCCCGGGCTGATGATCCTGTTTACTGTGCTGAGCTTCAATGTGCTGGGAGATATTTTGCGGGTCGGTTTTGAACCCAAGCTGATCCGGAGATAG
- a CDS encoding ABC transporter permease, with protein sequence MRQLIVRRLLQTLPMLFFVSVVCFTMIKLAPGDPVLSFVTPNMHADDIERIRHNLGLDKPAYIQYFIWIKEMVQGNFGYSLVNHQPVLGQILERLPATAGLMGSAIALAVILAIPLGLVAGANRNRWVDKLINFIAYIGISIPLFWLAILLMYLFAIKLHLLPSMGMRTIGVESPLDVLKHGILPCTVLAFSFLSGYVRYIRSSTIGQLKEEYVQIQYAFGSKKSTILFRHVLKHVLLPVITLIGMSMGDLVAGAIVTETVFSWPGIGSLGMTAVKGMDYPVIMGITLFSSLMLIFGNLVADILYSVVDPRIKLKG encoded by the coding sequence ATGAGACAACTCATCGTCCGAAGGTTGCTGCAAACATTGCCGATGCTGTTTTTTGTATCGGTGGTCTGTTTTACCATGATTAAGCTGGCCCCGGGAGATCCGGTGCTGTCTTTTGTGACGCCCAATATGCACGCCGATGATATTGAGCGTATCCGCCATAATCTGGGGCTGGATAAACCTGCTTATATACAATATTTCATCTGGATCAAGGAAATGGTCCAGGGTAATTTCGGCTATTCACTAGTCAATCACCAGCCTGTGCTGGGCCAGATCCTGGAACGTCTGCCTGCGACAGCGGGCCTAATGGGCAGCGCCATCGCGCTGGCGGTAATCCTGGCAATTCCGCTAGGCCTCGTGGCCGGTGCGAACCGTAACCGCTGGGTAGACAAGCTAATCAATTTTATCGCTTATATCGGCATCTCCATCCCCTTATTCTGGCTGGCGATCCTGCTGATGTATCTGTTTGCAATCAAGCTGCATCTGCTTCCGAGCATGGGTATGCGCACGATTGGTGTGGAATCGCCGCTTGATGTGCTGAAGCACGGGATATTACCTTGTACGGTGCTGGCCTTCAGTTTCCTGTCCGGGTATGTGCGCTATATCCGCTCCAGCACCATCGGACAGCTTAAGGAGGAGTATGTGCAGATCCAGTACGCTTTTGGCTCGAAGAAATCCACCATTCTGTTCCGCCATGTGCTGAAGCATGTACTGCTGCCGGTCATCACTCTGATCGGTATGTCGATGGGAGATCTGGTGGCCGGGGCGATTGTTACGGAGACGGTGTTCTCCTGGCCGGGGATCGGCTCCCTGGGAATGACGGCGGTGAAGGGGATGGATTATCCTGTCATTATGGGGATTACCCTGTTCTCTTCCTTAATGCTGATCTTCGGTAACCTGGTGGCAGATATTCTCTACAGCGTTGTTGATCCAAGAATCAAACTGAAGGGGTGA
- a CDS encoding ABC transporter substrate-binding protein, which yields MRKGITGVAILLLLTLMISACSNGNNASSTNAAQTPAASQEPAAGEPKDGGSLIIGVASDPVVLNPNYAGDRVSLTIDQALYAPLFQVNNGKKTFYLADSLTPSSDNLTYTLKLKDGLTWHDGEKLTADDVVFTIDSILDEKQNSFLRANFLIGDKAIKAVKVDDLTVEFKLPQVSPAFEATLVQVFPIPKHIYENETNIEKSTKNASPVGSGPFKFKEYKAGEYLTLERFDNYFGGKPHLDSVTYRIAKDTNAANLALQNGEINVQYLDPKDVATIQATNNFEILPYSEGRLAYLMFNANSDTGALAKKEVRQALSLALSRDELIQTAYTSSEYADPAKSFLTPDALYFTNDVPTFDNDAAKAKELLATAGESNLKLRYIVQSGNKAQEAISLYVQQKLKAIGVEVELQNMDSSAWVQKFIDLKATDYELALTGYIMGYDPDAYRILFTTDSSSNYSHYSNSEVDKLMNDGAGEADPAKRAEIYKKAQELVAEDAPIYPIAYTKTVVAVSKNYGGVDEAVLKPVVIFEDLSKIYKK from the coding sequence ATGCGTAAAGGGATAACAGGGGTTGCTATTCTACTATTATTAACACTGATGATCAGTGCATGCTCCAATGGGAATAACGCTTCATCTACCAATGCCGCACAGACACCGGCTGCATCACAAGAGCCTGCTGCCGGCGAACCGAAGGATGGAGGCAGTCTGATTATAGGGGTCGCTTCCGATCCGGTAGTGCTGAATCCGAACTATGCGGGTGACCGTGTCAGTTTAACCATTGACCAGGCGCTGTACGCTCCGCTGTTCCAGGTGAACAACGGCAAGAAGACCTTCTATCTGGCAGACAGCCTGACACCGTCAAGCGATAATCTGACGTATACATTGAAGCTTAAGGATGGATTGACTTGGCATGATGGAGAGAAGCTGACGGCAGATGACGTTGTGTTCACCATCGACAGCATTCTTGACGAGAAGCAGAACAGCTTCCTGCGGGCCAACTTCCTGATTGGCGACAAAGCGATTAAGGCTGTCAAGGTCGATGACCTGACTGTGGAGTTCAAGCTGCCGCAGGTCAGCCCGGCTTTTGAAGCCACGCTGGTACAGGTATTCCCGATTCCGAAGCACATTTACGAGAATGAGACCAACATTGAGAAGAGCACGAAGAACGCTTCTCCTGTCGGCTCCGGTCCCTTCAAATTCAAGGAATACAAGGCCGGCGAGTATCTGACGCTGGAACGCTTCGACAACTACTTTGGCGGCAAGCCGCATCTGGATTCGGTCACCTACCGGATTGCCAAGGATACCAATGCTGCGAATCTGGCTCTGCAGAACGGTGAGATCAACGTACAATATCTTGATCCGAAGGATGTAGCCACCATTCAAGCGACGAATAATTTTGAGATTCTCCCGTATAGCGAAGGCCGCCTCGCCTATCTGATGTTCAATGCGAACAGCGATACCGGTGCCCTCGCCAAAAAAGAAGTCCGGCAAGCCCTGTCTTTGGCCCTCAGCCGCGACGAGCTGATTCAGACGGCGTACACTTCCAGCGAATATGCTGATCCGGCAAAGTCCTTCCTGACGCCGGATGCACTGTACTTCACGAACGATGTCCCTACCTTTGACAATGATGCTGCCAAGGCGAAGGAACTGCTGGCCACTGCCGGTGAGAGCAACCTGAAGCTCCGGTATATCGTACAGAGCGGTAACAAGGCGCAGGAAGCCATCTCGCTGTATGTGCAGCAGAAGCTGAAGGCAATCGGCGTAGAGGTTGAATTGCAGAACATGGATTCCTCGGCCTGGGTGCAGAAATTCATTGATCTGAAGGCGACCGACTATGAACTGGCTCTGACCGGCTATATCATGGGCTATGATCCGGATGCGTATCGTATCCTGTTCACTACTGACAGCTCGTCCAACTACTCGCATTATTCCAACAGTGAAGTCGATAAGCTGATGAATGACGGTGCAGGCGAAGCAGATCCGGCTAAGCGTGCAGAGATCTACAAGAAAGCGCAGGAACTGGTAGCCGAGGATGCACCGATCTATCCTATCGCTTATACGAAGACTGTTGTAGCTGTCTCTAAGAATTACGGCGGAGTTGATGAGGCTGTCCTGAAGCCGGTCGTCATCTTCGAAGACCTGTCAAAGATTTACAAGAAATAA